One genomic region from Ornithinicoccus hortensis encodes:
- a CDS encoding DEAD/DEAH box helicase: MSTPAERYAAAQRRSRARAGPVGRFRAGLGFELDDFQVEAIQAVADGKGVLVAAPTGAGKTIVGEFAVALALETGRKAFYTTPIKALSNQKYHDLVALHGAENVGLLTGDSSVNGEAPVVVMTTEVLRNMMYAGSHTLRGLGYVVMDEVHYLADRFRGAVWEEVIIHLPESVQVVSLSATVSNAEEFGDWLREVRGNTDVIVSEVRPVPLWQHMMVGKELLDLFVTDGGGQLVADPTGPRSDTRINPELRERIHASRRSDQPWRREDHGGPRGRRGKPRGRDRGRVEEGRPARGSLPGGGASRSEVIERLDREGLLPAITFIFSRAGCTAAVQQLLGRGTRLVPEDEGRRIRRTVEERVGASVADADLGVLGYHEFVEGLSRGFAAHHAGMLPLFREIVEELFTAGRIRAVFATETLALGINMPARTVVLERLVKFNGEEHAPVTPAEYTQLTGRAGRRGIDVEGHAVVLCRRGVDPAEVAGLASTRTYPLRSSFRPTYNMAVNLVAQFGRDRAHELLQSSFAQFQADRAVVGLATEVRRNEEALSGYAESMHCDLGDFREYSRLRRELTDAEKAAGRARNASRRAEVALSLEELRPGEVVSLPAGRRRGMAVVLAAPTKPGRAPEPTVLTADGQMRRLTVSDLTEPVEPVAELAIPRHFNPRNTKSRKDLAATLRAKVPFEPPPNRRPERVRDGAARHTGSGTDREQEEAQARIGELRERLRAHPCHDCPDREDHARWAARWWRLRRETDDLSRRVGTRTNTVARTFDRICALLEELGYLSDGGTVVTETGQRLRRIYTEKDLVAAQCLAQGTWRRLDAPELAAAVSILVHEPRGEEISAPKLPTGEVTEAYHEMLAIWSQLTEREADHRLPLAGELDAGIAWMVHRWASGRGLEEVLRDSELTAGDFVRRAKQVVDLLGQITQAADGPVADTASRAAQAMLRGVVAADRLD; encoded by the coding sequence ATGTCCACCCCCGCCGAGCGGTATGCCGCTGCCCAGCGCCGGTCCCGCGCGCGGGCAGGGCCGGTGGGCCGGTTCCGGGCCGGGCTGGGCTTCGAGCTCGACGACTTCCAGGTGGAGGCGATCCAGGCGGTCGCCGACGGCAAGGGGGTGCTCGTCGCGGCACCGACCGGGGCCGGCAAGACGATCGTGGGCGAGTTCGCCGTGGCCCTCGCCCTGGAGACCGGTCGCAAGGCCTTCTACACCACCCCGATCAAGGCGCTGTCCAACCAGAAGTACCACGACCTGGTCGCCCTGCACGGCGCCGAGAACGTCGGGCTGCTCACCGGGGACTCCTCGGTCAACGGGGAGGCACCGGTGGTCGTGATGACCACCGAGGTGCTGCGCAACATGATGTATGCCGGGAGCCACACCCTGCGCGGGCTCGGCTACGTGGTGATGGACGAGGTGCACTACCTGGCCGACCGGTTCCGGGGCGCCGTCTGGGAGGAGGTCATCATCCACCTGCCGGAGTCGGTGCAGGTGGTCTCCCTGTCGGCGACGGTGAGCAATGCCGAGGAGTTCGGCGACTGGCTGCGCGAGGTGCGGGGCAACACCGACGTCATCGTCTCGGAGGTGCGCCCCGTCCCGCTGTGGCAGCACATGATGGTGGGCAAGGAACTGCTGGACCTCTTCGTCACCGACGGCGGGGGGCAGTTGGTCGCGGACCCGACCGGCCCGCGGTCCGACACCAGGATCAACCCCGAGTTGCGGGAGCGGATCCACGCGTCCCGGCGCTCCGACCAGCCCTGGCGCCGGGAGGACCACGGCGGCCCGCGCGGGCGGCGCGGCAAACCGCGCGGCCGGGACCGCGGCCGCGTCGAGGAGGGGCGTCCCGCGCGGGGGAGCCTGCCAGGGGGTGGTGCGAGCCGGTCGGAGGTCATCGAACGGCTCGATCGCGAGGGGCTGCTCCCGGCGATCACGTTCATCTTCAGTAGGGCCGGGTGCACCGCGGCCGTCCAGCAGTTGCTCGGCCGGGGGACCCGGCTGGTGCCCGAGGACGAGGGGCGTCGGATCCGCCGCACCGTCGAGGAGCGGGTGGGTGCCTCGGTGGCCGACGCCGACCTCGGGGTGCTGGGCTACCACGAGTTCGTGGAGGGGCTCTCCCGCGGGTTCGCCGCGCACCACGCGGGGATGCTGCCGTTGTTCCGCGAGATCGTCGAGGAGTTGTTCACCGCCGGTCGGATCCGCGCGGTGTTCGCCACGGAGACGCTGGCCTTGGGCATCAACATGCCGGCCCGCACCGTGGTGCTGGAGCGGCTGGTGAAGTTCAACGGCGAGGAGCACGCCCCCGTCACCCCGGCCGAGTACACCCAGCTCACTGGCCGCGCGGGTCGTCGCGGCATCGACGTCGAGGGGCACGCCGTCGTCCTGTGCCGCCGCGGCGTCGACCCGGCCGAGGTCGCCGGGCTGGCCTCCACCCGGACCTACCCGCTGCGTTCCTCGTTCCGGCCGACCTACAACATGGCGGTCAACCTGGTCGCCCAGTTCGGCCGGGACCGGGCGCACGAGCTGCTGCAGTCCTCGTTCGCCCAGTTCCAGGCCGACCGGGCCGTGGTCGGGCTGGCCACCGAGGTGCGCCGCAACGAGGAGGCCTTGTCCGGCTACGCCGAGTCGATGCACTGCGACCTGGGCGACTTCCGGGAGTACTCCCGGCTGCGCCGCGAGCTGACCGATGCGGAGAAGGCCGCCGGCCGTGCCCGCAACGCCTCGCGGCGGGCCGAGGTGGCGCTCAGCCTGGAGGAGCTGCGCCCCGGCGAGGTCGTCTCGCTGCCGGCGGGCCGCCGCCGCGGCATGGCGGTGGTGCTGGCGGCCCCGACCAAGCCCGGCCGGGCACCGGAGCCGACCGTGCTGACCGCCGACGGCCAGATGCGCCGGCTCACCGTCAGCGACCTGACCGAGCCGGTCGAGCCGGTCGCGGAGCTGGCGATCCCGCGCCACTTCAACCCACGCAACACCAAGTCCCGCAAGGACCTGGCGGCGACGCTGCGCGCCAAGGTTCCGTTCGAGCCCCCGCCCAACCGGCGGCCGGAGCGGGTCCGGGACGGTGCGGCACGACACACCGGGTCGGGGACGGACCGGGAGCAGGAGGAGGCCCAGGCGCGGATCGGGGAGCTGCGCGAACGGCTGCGTGCCCACCCGTGCCACGACTGTCCCGACCGGGAGGACCACGCCCGGTGGGCCGCGCGGTGGTGGAGGCTGCGCCGGGAGACCGACGACCTGAGTCGGCGGGTCGGCACCCGGACCAACACGGTGGCCCGCACGTTCGACCGGATCTGCGCGCTCCTGGAGGAGCTCGGCTACCTGTCCGACGGCGGCACCGTGGTGACCGAGACCGGCCAGCGGCTGCGCCGCATCTACACCGAGAAGGACCTGGTGGCGGCGCAGTGCCTGGCTCAGGGGACCTGGCGGAGGTTGGACGCGCCCGAGTTGGCCGCGGCAGTGTCGATCCTGGTCCACGAGCCGCGCGGGGAGGAGATCAGCGCCCCGAAGCTGCCGACCGGGGAGGTCACCGAGGCCTACCACGAGATGCTCGCGATCTGGTCGCAGCTGACCGAGCGGGAGGCCGACCACCGGTTGCCGTTGGCCGGCGAGCTGGACGCGGGGATCGCCTGGATGGTGCACCGGTGGGCCAGCGGGCGCGGGCTGGAGGAGGTGCTGCGCGACTCCGAGCTGACCGCCGGCGACTTCGTGCGTCGCGCCAAGCAGGTGGTCGACCTGCTCGGCCAGATCACCCAGGCCGCCGACGGGCCGGTGGCCGACACCGCCTCGCGCGCGGCCCAGGCGATGCTGCGCGGGGTCGTCGCCGCTGACCGGCTCGACTGA